A section of the Oncorhynchus gorbuscha isolate QuinsamMale2020 ecotype Even-year linkage group LG04, OgorEven_v1.0, whole genome shotgun sequence genome encodes:
- the LOC124033045 gene encoding keratin-associated protein 10-6-like, producing the protein MGVQPPAVSHPAVSPPAVSPPAVSSPAVSSPAVSSPAVYPLLSHPLLSRPLLSIPCCLFPLLSRPQLSCPLLSRPLLSRPLLSIPLLSRPLLSHPCCLSPCCLSPCCLSPCCLTPCCLSPCCLTPCCLSPCCLTPLLSIPLLSHPLLSILLLSIPLLSIPLLSNPLLSNPLLSCPLLSHPLLSHPLLSSPLLSSPLLSIPLLSIPLLSRPLLSHPCSQGLSIPLLSIPLLSIPLLSRPLLSHPLLSHPCCLTPAVYPPAVESPAVESPAVLSPASLAVSPPAVYPLLSSVLLSRPLLSHPLLSSLLLSSPLLSRPLLSHPLLSRPLLSKPSAV; encoded by the exons atgggtgTTCAG CCCCCTGCTGTCTCGCACCCTGCTGTCTCACCCCCTGCTGTCTCACCCCCTGCTGTCTCGTCCCCTGCTGTCTCGTCCCCTGCTGTCTCGTCCCCTGCTGTCTATCCCCTGCTGTCTCACCCCCTGCTGTCTCGTCCCCTGCTGTCTATCCCCTGTTGTCTCTTCCCCCTGCTGTCTCGTCCCCAGCTGTCTTGTCCTTTGCTGTCTCGTCCCCTGCTGTCTCGTCCCCTGCTGTCTATCCCCCTGCTGTCTCGTCCCCTGCTGTCTCACCCCTGCTGTCTCAGCCCCTGCTGTCTATCCCCCTGCTGTCTATCCCCCTGCTGTCTCACCCCCTGCTGTCTATCCCCCTGCTGTCTCACCCCCTGCTGTCTTTCCCCCTGCTGTCTCACCCCCCTGCTGTCTATCCCCCTGCTGTCTCACCCCCTGCTGTCTATCCTCCTGCTGTCTATCCCCCTGCTGTCTATCCCCCTGCTGTCGAATCCCCTGCTGTCGAATCCCCTGCTGTCTTGTCCCCTGCTGTCTCATCCCCTGCTGTCTCATCCCCTGCTATCTAGCCCCCTGCTGTCTAGCCCCCTGCTGTCTATCCCCCtgctctctatccccctgctgtcTCGTCCCCTGCTGTCTCACCCCTGCT CCCAGGGGCTGTCTATCCCCCTGCTGTCTATCCCCCTGCTGTCTATCCCCCTGCTGTCTCGTCCCCTGCTGTCTCACCCCCTGCTGTCTCACCCCTGCTGTCTCACCCCTGCTGTCTATCCCCCTGCTGTCGAATCCCCTGCTGTCGAATCCCCTGCTGTCCTGTCCCCTGCT TCCCTTGCTGTCTCGCCCCCTGCTGTCTACCCCCTGCTTTCTAGCGTCCTGCTGTCTCGCCCCCTGCTGTCTCACCCACTGCTGTCTAGCCTCCTGCTTTCTAGCCCCCTGCTGTCTCGCCCCCTGCTGTCTCACCCACTGCTGTCTCGCCCCCTGCTGTCTAAGCCCTCTGCTGTCTAG